In Anas acuta chromosome 5, bAnaAcu1.1, whole genome shotgun sequence, a single window of DNA contains:
- the FOXA1 gene encoding hepatocyte nuclear factor 3-alpha produces MLGTVKMEGHETSDWNSYYADTQEAYSSVPVSNMNSGLGSMNTMNTYMTMNTMTTSGNMTSGSFNMSYANTGLGAGLSPGAVAGMPAGSAGPVNGMPAGVAAMGTALSPGGINAMSAQPAPMNGLSPYSSMNPCMSPMAYTQSNLGRTRDAKTFKRSYPHAKPPYSYISLITMAIQQAPSKMLTLSEIYQWIMDLFPYYRQNQQRWQNSIRHSLSFNDCFVKVARSPDKPGKGSYWTLHPDSGNMFENGCYLRRQKRFKCEKPANSKAPQEGRKDQAGASSSSSNSPLHRGHSKTAQLDTATSLSSSNPSTSPSSMDHSGSSTELKTSASAASSTISSVPALASVPHPPHSLAHEPQLHLKGDPHYSFNHPFSINNLMSSSEQQHKLDFKAYEQALQYSSYGAGISGGLPLGSASMAGRSSIEPSALEPSYYQGVYSRPVLNTS; encoded by the exons ATGTTAGGGACTGTGAAAATGGAAGGGCATGAAACCAGCGACTGGAACAGCTACTACGCCGACACTCAGGAG GCCTATTCCTCGGTGCCCGTGAGCAACATGAACTCGGGGCTGGGCTCCATGAACACCATGAACACCTACATGACCATGAACACCATGACGACCAGCGGCAACATGACCTCCGGCTCCTTCAACATGTCCTACGCCAACACAGGGCTGGGAGCCGGGCTAAGCCCCGGTGCCGTGGCCGGGATGCCGGCGGGCTCGGCGGGGCCGGTGAACGGCATGCCGGCCGGCGTGGCCGCCATGGGCACGGCGCTGAGCCCCGGCGGCATCAACGCCATGTCGGCCCAGCCCGCCCCCATGAACGGGCTGAGCCCCTACAGCAGCATGAACCCCTGCATGAGCCCCATGGCCTACACGCAGTCCAACCTGGGCAGGACGCGGGACGCCAAGACGTTCAAACGGAGCTATCCCCATGCCAAGCCGCCCTACTCCTACATCTCCCTCATCACCATGGCCATCCAGCAGGCGCCCAGCAAGATGCTGACGCTGAGCGAAATCTACCAGTGGATCATGGACCTCTTCCCCTACTACCGGCAGAACCAGCAGCGCTGGCAGAACAGCATTCGCCACTCGCTGTCCTTCAACGACTGCTTCGTCAAGGTGGCCCGTTCCCCCGACAAGCCCGGCAAGGGCTCCTACTGGACCCTGCACCCCGACTCCGGCAACATGTTTGAGAACGGCTGCTACCTCCGCCGGCAAAAGCGCTTCAAGTGCGAGAAGCCGGCGAACAGCAAAGCCCCCCAGGAGGGCAGGAAAGATCAGGCCGGggcctccagctccagctccaacTCCCCCCTGCACAGAGGCCACAGCAAAACGGCGCAGCTGGACACCGCCACCTCCCTCTCCAGCTCCAACCCGTCCACCAGCCCCTCGTCCATGGACCACAGCGGATCGAGCACGGAGCTAAAGACCTCGGCCTCGGCCGCCTCCTCCACCATCAGCTCCGTCCCCGCCTTGGCCTCCGTCCCGCACCCCCCTCACTCCTTAGCCCACGAACCCCAGCTCCACCTCAAAGGGGATCCCCACTACTCCTTCAACCACCCCTTTTCTATCAACAACCTCATGTCCTCCtcggagcagcagcacaagctggACTTCAAAGCCTACGAGCAGGCGCTGCAATATTCCTCCTACGGGGCCGGCATCTCCGGCGGGCTGCCCCTGGGCAGCGCCTCCATGGCGGGCCGGAGCAGCATCGAGCCCTCGGCCCTGGAGCCCTCCTACTACCAAGGTGTGTATTCCAGACCCGTGCTAAACACCTCGTAG